DNA sequence from the Colletotrichum destructivum chromosome 9, complete sequence genome:
tgctgttgcctCTTAGGCGCGTCCTTTCCGAAGCGCTTCTTGTACCGCGTCtggtcgtcctcggcgagctcgatcTTGAGCATGCGGCCGAGCAGCTTGTTGACCCACCACTTCCTCATCTTGAACCGcggctcctcggcggcggcccccttcttctccttcgccgcatcgtcgtctccctCAGCCTCCTCCATatcttcgtcgccgtccttgtccttgggaGCCTCGACGAAGTCGTCTTCAGTCTCAAtctcctccttgatcttgacgAAACCTTTGACGGCCCAGCCGGCTGACTCGGGCTCGCGGAACTTGACCCAGCCATAGCCCTTGCATTTGCCCGTGTCCTCGAACGTCGCGACCTTGACCCAGTCGATCTGCCCGCACTTTTCGAAATGTTGCCacacgtcgtcgtcggtcgtCTTGAAGCTGAGGTTGCCGATGAAGATCTTGCTGCTCTTGGgcacctcctccttggccgctgcggcagcggcgccggccgtctcctcctccttcttcggCCGGCCCTCGAACGACTTGGAGTCCTTGATCAAGAGCTTGCGGTggcccagctcggcctcggtcaaGGCAATGGCGGCGACCTTGGGCGCGACATCGTTGAAGTCGACGTAGGCGAAGCCCTTGTTGGAGGGCTTGTCACGGCCAGCCTGCTTGGTGGTGGGCAGGTGCAGCCTCGTGATGGACTCCTCGGTGATCATTTCGCCCGAGTTGGCGATGAGCCACTtgcgcagctcgtcggcggtgacgaagaAAGGCAGGTTACCGATCCATACGCCGTGCTCGGAGcgggccttgacggcctgctccttctcctccttctccttctttttggcctccctctcgtcgtcgctgtcgacCTTGGGGGGcagcttcttgcccttcttcagcAGACGCTTGGCGCGCTTCGAGGGTGGCTCGggggcctcgaggtcgacctcgatttcgtcgacggcgaccgacttgcgcttcttggacTCGGGGGATTGTGATGTCGCATCTTCGGTCTCGGGCCTCTTGGAGGGCTTCTCTGCTTCGgtggtggccatggcgagTGTATGGTGTATTCTGGGAAGTTCCAGAACCGATCACTTTAGAATCGGGTATTCAGTGGAAGCGACTATGAGAATCTTCCTTCAGGACCCTTTGCCGCATTGTACCCTTGGCCCcgaattttttttttcttgttcttggaTTAGCATCCGCAATCGATAAGCCGATAAGGAACAAAGTGGATACGAAGGGTGTTCCATTAAATATGGGGACTTTAGGTGCTCAGTGCTCGCTGCTCACCGAGGCTGACCGTGATGGGTCCAGGTCAGGGGAAGAGTACTATTGCATGTACCAGTACCTACTTAGCGACATCTTTGGGCTGCAAAGAGCTGACTCTACTGAGGGTCTGAGGTGGTTGGTCTTTCTACAAAAATCGTGCCCTGCATTCGTTTTGCTGCGTTTTCAGTAGTATGTGTGACTAAGATGCGGATAACAGCCGAAAAgccaagatggagaagaaaatGCGGTGACTGAGACCCTTTTTAGGGGTATCGTTTTGTCTcgtctctccccctctcacCTGGCGTGCTCACAGTGGAATTTTGGTTTGAGTCGGGAAACGAGAGCATAAATACGGCGTTGTCGAGCAACGCACGTGAGGGGGATACGAGTACCAATTA
Encoded proteins:
- a CDS encoding Putative RNA recognition motif domain, nucleotide-binding alpha-beta plait domain superfamily, with the protein product MATTEAEKPSKRPETEDATSQSPESKKRKSVAVDEIEVDLEAPEPPSKRAKRLLKKGKKLPPKVDSDDEREAKKKEKEEKEQAVKARSEHGVWIGNLPFFVTADELRKWLIANSGEMITEESITRLHLPTTKQAGRDKPSNKGFAYVDFNDVAPKVAAIALTEAELGHRKLLIKDSKSFEGRPKKEEETAGAAAAAAKEEVPKSSKIFIGNLSFKTTDDDVWQHFEKCGQIDWVKVATFEDTGKCKGYGWVKFREPESAGWAVKGFVKIKEEIETEDDFVEAPKDKDGDEDMEEAEGDDDAAKEKKGAAAEEPRFKMRKWWVNKLLGRMLKIELAEDDQTRYKKRFGKDAPKRQQQQNGEGAEGADGAEGAPVEERKPRAPRPPRTEKPKPAAGELKAQDDILVARLTGAAAKHTGTKITFD